The following coding sequences are from one Ancylobacter sp. TS-1 window:
- a CDS encoding ABC transporter ATP-binding protein, whose translation MLQTSPAAPQSADLPKPILQLVGVRKTFGGFTAVQGIDLDVREGEFLTIVGPSGSGKTTLLRMLAGMDTPSEGNITLHGELINDIPPNRRPTCLVFQSLALFPHKSVGENIAFALKVKGVGAAARKARALELMRVVRLPEDYFDKNVMKCSGGERQRVALARAFAYDPEVLFFDEPLSALDYKLKKALEKELKDLHRETGKTFIYITHSLEEAMVMSDRIGVMRAGRLVQIGTPEEIYGAPVDRFVSEFVGDVNTVKVTREVDGAWSGVDVPGRFVLRPPRDGAALDETFIVVRPEFMRFLAPGESADNRLEGVVYNEYSLGSRIQYQVRVDTGGAGEKVFLVELSRARALPPGPDRRVTLGWDAADAFTLGS comes from the coding sequence ATGCTCCAGACCTCGCCGGCCGCCCCGCAGAGCGCCGACCTCCCGAAGCCGATCCTCCAGCTTGTGGGCGTGCGCAAGACCTTCGGCGGCTTCACCGCCGTGCAGGGCATCGACCTCGACGTGCGCGAAGGCGAGTTCCTCACCATTGTCGGCCCCTCCGGCTCGGGAAAGACCACGCTGCTGCGCATGCTCGCCGGCATGGACACGCCGAGCGAGGGCAACATCACCCTGCATGGCGAGCTGATCAACGACATCCCGCCGAACCGGCGCCCGACCTGCCTGGTCTTCCAGTCGCTCGCTTTGTTCCCGCACAAGAGCGTCGGCGAGAACATCGCCTTCGCGCTCAAGGTGAAGGGCGTGGGCGCCGCCGCCCGCAAGGCCCGCGCGCTGGAGCTGATGCGGGTGGTGCGGCTGCCGGAGGACTATTTCGACAAGAACGTCATGAAGTGCTCGGGCGGCGAGCGCCAGCGCGTCGCGCTCGCCCGCGCCTTCGCCTACGACCCCGAGGTGCTGTTCTTCGACGAGCCGCTCTCGGCGCTCGACTACAAGCTCAAGAAGGCGCTGGAGAAGGAGCTGAAGGACCTTCACCGCGAAACCGGAAAGACCTTCATCTACATCACCCACTCGCTGGAGGAGGCGATGGTGATGAGCGACCGCATCGGCGTCATGCGCGCCGGCCGGCTGGTGCAGATCGGCACGCCGGAGGAGATCTACGGCGCCCCGGTCGACCGCTTCGTGTCGGAATTCGTCGGCGACGTGAACACCGTCAAGGTGACGCGCGAGGTCGATGGCGCGTGGTCGGGCGTCGACGTTCCCGGCCGCTTCGTCCTGCGCCCGCCGCGCGACGGCGCCGCGCTGGACGAGACCTTCATCGTCGTGCGCCCCGAATTCATGCGCTTCCTCGCCCCCGGCGAGAGCGCCGACAACCGGCTGGAAGGCGTCGTCTACAACGAGTACTCGCTCGGCTCGCGCATCCAGTACCAGGTCCGCGTCGATACCGGCGGCGCCGGCGAAAAGGTGTTCCTCGTCGAATTGTCGCGCGCCCGCGCCCTGCCGCCCGGCCCCGACCGCCGCGTCACGCTCGGCTGGGACGCCGCCGACGCCTTCACGCTGGGGAGCTGA
- a CDS encoding PotD/PotF family extracellular solute-binding protein — MAGISRRSLLKGVGTGLGALAAAGPLMNVNKAFAAREKELNILCWEGYNSAQVLDPFRSKTGATVKAESLTNDPTMINRLRAGEINTWDLINVNNPWARKVMLPEKLIKPLPKAEFEPFFAKMMPEFKWPYKWAMSEDGSELIGMAQRFGPYSFVVNTDKISRKTAEDTGWDLFNDPALAGKYGILESDDWNVFNIFIIAGIDPFKVHTPEEFAKFEETAKRVFKGAKLIGDIASMNQALISGEIDLHMTGGTYSVSPARADGHPNLRGITPLRGPLPGGKGGIAWIEITSTVNNPNLSPLALDFLKYVQAPDVAHTVAFAEGTFNPVAQMGNKACFDLFTKDELDAIQWDSLQEEMDRSAEYDIVPDYDKALDLMNAAKRMRG; from the coding sequence ATGGCAGGCATTTCCAGAAGGTCGTTGCTCAAGGGCGTGGGCACGGGGCTCGGGGCGCTGGCCGCCGCCGGCCCGCTGATGAACGTCAACAAGGCGTTCGCGGCGCGCGAGAAGGAGCTGAACATCCTGTGCTGGGAGGGTTACAACTCCGCGCAGGTGCTCGACCCGTTCCGCTCCAAGACCGGCGCCACGGTGAAGGCCGAGAGCCTCACCAACGATCCCACCATGATCAACCGGCTGCGCGCCGGCGAGATCAACACATGGGATCTGATCAACGTGAACAACCCCTGGGCGCGCAAGGTCATGCTGCCCGAGAAGCTTATCAAGCCGCTGCCGAAGGCCGAGTTCGAGCCGTTCTTCGCCAAGATGATGCCGGAGTTCAAATGGCCCTATAAATGGGCGATGAGCGAAGATGGCTCCGAGCTGATCGGCATGGCCCAGCGCTTCGGGCCATACAGCTTCGTGGTCAATACCGACAAGATCTCCCGCAAGACCGCGGAAGACACCGGCTGGGACCTATTCAACGACCCCGCGCTGGCCGGCAAATACGGTATTCTCGAATCCGATGACTGGAACGTCTTCAACATCTTCATCATCGCCGGCATCGACCCGTTCAAGGTGCATACGCCGGAAGAGTTCGCCAAGTTCGAGGAGACCGCCAAGCGCGTCTTCAAGGGCGCCAAGCTGATCGGCGACATCGCCTCGATGAACCAGGCGCTGATCTCGGGCGAGATCGACCTGCACATGACCGGCGGAACCTATTCGGTCTCCCCCGCCCGCGCCGACGGCCACCCGAACCTGCGCGGCATCACCCCGCTCCGGGGCCCGCTGCCCGGCGGCAAGGGCGGCATCGCCTGGATCGAGATCACCTCGACGGTGAACAACCCGAACCTGTCGCCGCTGGCGCTCGACTTCCTGAAATATGTGCAGGCGCCCGACGTCGCCCACACCGTGGCCTTCGCCGAGGGCACGTTCAACCCGGTGGCGCAGATGGGCAACAAGGCCTGCTTCGACCTGTTCACCAAGGACGAGCTCGACGCCATCCAGTGGGACAGCCTGCAGGAAGAGATGGACCGCTCGGCCGAGTACGACATCGTGCCCGATTACGACAAGGCGCTCGACCTGATGAACGCCGCCAAGCGCATGCGGGGGTAA
- the fabG gene encoding 3-oxoacyl-ACP reductase FabG, producing the protein MFTSLEGKTVIVTGASKGIGRGIALRFGHAGLNVLVVSRKLDEAQAVAAEIGPNASGFAADVTSLEDMQAMASVALERYGSIDVLCANAGIFPAAKLGAMTVEDFDHVIGTNLKGTFLSVSAVLPAMKAAKKGRIVITSSITGPITGFPGWTHYGASKAGQMGFMRTAAIELAPWNITVNAVMPGNILTEGMEGMGEAYIASTAASVPMKKLGSVFDIANAALFFASEEAGYITGQGMVIDGGQVLPESPMALDEMGVA; encoded by the coding sequence ATGTTCACGTCGCTCGAAGGCAAGACCGTCATCGTCACCGGGGCCAGCAAGGGGATTGGGCGCGGCATTGCGCTGCGCTTCGGTCATGCCGGTCTGAACGTGCTGGTGGTCAGCCGCAAGCTGGACGAGGCGCAGGCCGTGGCGGCCGAGATCGGCCCCAACGCCTCGGGTTTCGCCGCCGACGTGACCAGCCTCGAGGACATGCAGGCGATGGCGAGCGTGGCGCTGGAGCGCTACGGCTCGATCGACGTGCTGTGCGCCAATGCCGGCATCTTCCCTGCCGCCAAGCTCGGCGCGATGACGGTTGAGGATTTCGACCACGTCATCGGCACCAACCTGAAGGGCACCTTCCTCTCGGTCTCCGCCGTGCTGCCGGCGATGAAGGCGGCCAAGAAGGGCCGCATCGTCATCACCTCGTCCATTACCGGGCCAATCACCGGCTTTCCCGGCTGGACCCATTACGGCGCCTCAAAGGCCGGGCAGATGGGCTTCATGCGCACCGCCGCTATCGAGCTGGCGCCGTGGAACATCACGGTCAACGCGGTGATGCCGGGCAACATCCTGACCGAAGGCATGGAGGGCATGGGCGAGGCCTATATCGCCTCCACCGCCGCCAGCGTGCCGATGAAGAAGCTCGGCAGCGTGTTCGACATCGCCAATGCCGCGCTGTTCTTCGCCAGCGAGGAAGCCGGCTACATCACCGGGCAGGGCATGGTGATCGATGGCGGGCAGGTGCTGCCGGAATCGCCGATGGCGCTGGACGAGATGGGCGTCGCCTGA
- a CDS encoding porin produces the protein MRGRHRIIWGSAALAVALIGTAPAALAGDASPRDTSVRRCTAEGAGFYYIPGSDTCLRLGGYLWTETYLNSYTDYPAGNDRLYWVATYGFEMDARTATEYGTLRSYMELRMIWRTADPFSGAPSEPFFQPWDMHIEFSGLTAGLTQSFFDFYANANVLGTDPATIGDQTQLPLLGYTWSLANGYTARLSIEDSAVRDVGVLSADATVPSDSFRPATRLPDVVGTFGQNADWGQFQLSGALHQIAAGAGSDSVVGTSSHEWGYALQAGVMFNLPQIATGDTLYLQAAYADGAVSYLGLIDPSGDFTAPDAFVRGDGSLARTRGWSVVGQYLHNWNANWNSAIFGGYGTFDITDTLARATYGASGVANINAGANLTWTPVAPLSITLQYDYNLYQAQDWRPTADSLPVASQQAHQLMLMVARTF, from the coding sequence GTGCGGGGCCGGCATCGGATCATATGGGGGAGCGCGGCGCTGGCCGTCGCGCTCATCGGCACGGCACCGGCGGCGCTCGCCGGCGACGCTTCCCCGCGCGACACCTCAGTCCGCCGCTGCACAGCCGAGGGCGCCGGCTTCTATTACATACCCGGCTCGGATACCTGCCTGCGGCTGGGCGGCTATCTCTGGACCGAAACCTATCTCAATTCCTACACCGACTATCCCGCCGGGAACGACAGGCTCTACTGGGTCGCGACCTATGGCTTCGAGATGGATGCACGCACGGCGACCGAATACGGCACGCTGCGCTCCTACATGGAGCTGCGCATGATCTGGCGCACGGCCGATCCCTTTTCGGGCGCGCCGTCGGAGCCCTTCTTCCAGCCCTGGGACATGCACATCGAGTTCAGCGGGCTCACCGCCGGCCTGACGCAATCCTTCTTCGACTTCTACGCCAACGCCAATGTGCTGGGCACCGACCCCGCCACCATCGGCGACCAGACCCAGCTTCCGCTGCTCGGCTACACCTGGTCGCTCGCCAATGGCTACACCGCCCGGCTGTCGATCGAGGATTCGGCGGTGCGCGATGTGGGGGTGCTGTCGGCGGACGCGACCGTGCCGAGCGACAGCTTCCGGCCGGCGACCCGGCTGCCCGATGTCGTCGGCACCTTCGGCCAGAACGCCGATTGGGGGCAGTTTCAGCTCTCCGGCGCGCTGCACCAGATCGCCGCCGGCGCGGGCAGCGACTCCGTCGTCGGCACCTCCAGCCATGAATGGGGCTATGCGCTGCAGGCCGGCGTGATGTTCAACCTGCCGCAGATCGCCACCGGCGACACGCTCTATCTCCAGGCCGCCTATGCGGACGGGGCGGTCTCCTATCTCGGGCTGATCGACCCGAGCGGCGACTTCACCGCCCCCGACGCCTTCGTGCGGGGCGATGGCAGCCTGGCGCGGACGCGCGGCTGGAGCGTGGTCGGGCAGTACCTGCACAACTGGAACGCCAACTGGAACTCGGCTATCTTCGGCGGCTACGGCACTTTCGACATCACCGACACGCTGGCCCGCGCGACCTATGGCGCCAGCGGCGTCGCCAACATCAATGCCGGCGCCAACCTGACCTGGACCCCGGTGGCGCCGCTCTCGATCACGCTGCAATACGACTACAATCTGTATCAGGCGCAGGACTGGCGCCCGACCGCCGACAGCCTGCCGGTCGCCTCGCAGCAGGCGCACCAGCTCATGCTGATGGTCGCCCGGACGTTCTGA
- a CDS encoding nitrilase-related carbon-nitrogen hydrolase, translating to MTTPLKVAAVQFEPTMFEKERNVARLLELVHEAAGAGARLIVTPEMGTTGYCWFDRAEVAPFVEPIPGPTTDRFAAAARALGVHIVIGMPEVDPQTNLYYNAAVLIGPEGIVGTHRKTHPYIAEPKWATPGDLGHKVFDTPVGRIALLVCMDIHFVETARLAGLQGADIICHISNWLAERTPAPYWITRAMENGCYLIESNRWGLERTVQFSGGSCVIGPDGAIEAVIDSGDGIALADIDLERARARRVLGEEVFAQRRPELYMELPIGTHAWNPLDFFGLYGHRPLPPGRRSRVAVAQFAPAGDVAANLARIEELAARAAREEGAELVVFPERALTGLDAPAAVLIDGEAVAGLLAIAARHGVHLVAGLAESEGGTLYNSAVLVGPQGVIGRYRKTHLDATDHNWATPGDDWGVFDTRFGRIGMLIGHDAAFPEAGRVQALRGCDLIVCPAALRGSFTAPHAGSQVAQNYPIPTGADPHHWHLMRARAGENNVFLAFANVLDEAAGYAGKSGVFGPDTFEFPRREVILGAGEGVVATEIDTTNLDTRYPTNVVRRKDLVVMRLPHHYQPLVR from the coding sequence ATGACCACCCCGCTCAAGGTCGCCGCCGTCCAGTTCGAGCCCACCATGTTCGAGAAGGAGCGCAACGTCGCCCGCCTGCTGGAGCTGGTCCACGAGGCCGCCGGCGCCGGCGCCAGGCTCATCGTCACGCCGGAAATGGGCACGACCGGCTATTGCTGGTTCGACCGCGCCGAGGTGGCGCCCTTCGTCGAGCCGATCCCCGGCCCGACCACCGACCGCTTCGCCGCCGCCGCCCGCGCGCTGGGCGTGCACATCGTCATCGGCATGCCCGAGGTCGATCCGCAGACGAACCTCTATTACAACGCCGCCGTGCTGATCGGCCCCGAGGGCATCGTCGGCACCCACCGCAAGACGCACCCCTACATCGCCGAGCCGAAATGGGCGACGCCGGGCGATCTCGGCCACAAGGTGTTCGACACCCCGGTCGGGCGCATCGCCCTGCTGGTGTGCATGGACATCCATTTCGTCGAGACCGCGCGCCTCGCCGGTCTCCAGGGCGCCGACATCATCTGCCACATCTCGAACTGGCTGGCCGAGCGCACGCCCGCGCCCTACTGGATCACGAGGGCGATGGAGAATGGCTGCTACCTCATCGAATCCAACCGCTGGGGTCTGGAGCGCACGGTGCAGTTCTCCGGCGGCAGCTGCGTCATCGGGCCGGACGGCGCTATCGAGGCGGTGATCGACTCCGGCGACGGCATCGCCCTCGCCGATATCGACCTGGAGCGCGCCCGCGCCCGCCGCGTGCTCGGCGAGGAGGTGTTCGCGCAGCGCCGGCCCGAACTCTACATGGAGCTGCCGATCGGCACCCATGCGTGGAACCCGCTCGACTTCTTCGGCCTCTATGGCCACCGCCCGCTGCCGCCCGGCCGGCGCTCGCGCGTCGCCGTCGCCCAGTTCGCCCCGGCGGGAGATGTCGCCGCCAACCTCGCCCGCATCGAGGAACTGGCGGCGCGCGCGGCGCGCGAGGAGGGCGCCGAGCTCGTCGTCTTCCCCGAGCGCGCGCTCACCGGCCTCGACGCGCCGGCCGCCGTGCTGATCGACGGGGAGGCGGTGGCCGGCCTGCTCGCCATCGCGGCACGGCACGGCGTGCACCTCGTCGCCGGCCTTGCCGAGAGCGAGGGCGGCACGCTCTACAACAGCGCCGTGCTGGTCGGCCCGCAGGGCGTGATCGGGCGCTACCGCAAGACCCATCTCGACGCCACCGACCACAATTGGGCGACGCCCGGCGACGACTGGGGCGTGTTCGACACCCGATTCGGCCGGATCGGCATGCTGATCGGCCACGACGCCGCCTTCCCCGAAGCCGGGCGCGTGCAGGCGCTGCGCGGCTGCGACCTCATCGTCTGCCCGGCGGCGCTGCGCGGCAGCTTCACCGCGCCGCATGCCGGCTCGCAAGTGGCGCAGAACTACCCGATCCCGACCGGCGCCGACCCGCATCACTGGCACCTGATGCGCGCCCGCGCCGGCGAGAACAACGTCTTCCTCGCCTTCGCCAACGTGCTCGACGAGGCCGCCGGCTATGCCGGCAAAAGCGGCGTGTTCGGCCCCGATACCTTCGAGTTCCCGCGCCGCGAGGTCATACTCGGCGCCGGCGAGGGCGTCGTCGCCACCGAAATCGACACCACCAACCTCGACACGCGCTACCCGACCAATGTGGTGCGGCGCAAGGATCTCGTGGTCATGCGCCTGCCCCACCACTACCAGCCGCTGGTCCGCTGA
- a CDS encoding acetamidase/formamidase family protein — protein MSWLENSILARKGLAKGKAGTTHEITEAVQGKYHYVYGPYVDPVIRVDPGAVVAAETHDAFEGAIKHETDNPLEILNFPYLNPQNGPIFVNGAEKGDTLAVYIKSIVPRGEQPRGTTLIMPEFGGLVPTGDTAMLNAPLPIKVKKLHVDAETGTKWSDKITLPYVPFIGTIGTSPEIEAITSLQPDYYGGNMDLPDVGMDSVIYLPVNTKGGLLYLGDCHATQGDGELCGVALEHPTVTTIQIDLIKGWTIRTPRLETKDFIMSIGSTRPMEDAARMAYRDLIRWMAADYGFDEIEAYMLLTQCGRVRLGNMVDPKYTMGASILKSYLTP, from the coding sequence ATGTCCTGGCTCGAGAACTCCATCCTGGCTCGCAAAGGCCTCGCCAAGGGCAAGGCGGGCACCACCCACGAGATCACCGAAGCGGTGCAGGGCAAGTACCACTATGTCTACGGCCCCTATGTCGACCCGGTGATCCGCGTCGACCCGGGCGCGGTCGTCGCCGCCGAGACGCATGACGCCTTCGAGGGCGCCATCAAGCACGAGACCGACAACCCGCTCGAAATCCTCAACTTCCCCTATCTCAACCCGCAGAACGGGCCGATCTTCGTCAACGGGGCGGAGAAGGGCGACACGCTCGCGGTCTACATCAAGTCCATCGTCCCGCGCGGCGAGCAGCCCCGCGGCACCACGCTGATCATGCCGGAATTCGGCGGCCTCGTGCCGACCGGCGACACCGCCATGCTCAACGCGCCGCTGCCGATCAAGGTCAAGAAGCTGCATGTCGATGCCGAGACCGGCACCAAATGGAGCGACAAGATCACCCTGCCCTACGTGCCCTTCATCGGCACCATCGGCACCTCGCCGGAAATCGAGGCGATCACCTCGCTGCAACCGGACTATTACGGCGGCAACATGGACCTGCCGGATGTCGGCATGGATTCGGTGATCTACCTGCCGGTGAACACCAAGGGCGGCCTGCTCTATCTCGGCGACTGCCACGCCACCCAGGGCGACGGCGAACTGTGCGGCGTGGCGCTGGAGCACCCCACCGTCACCACCATCCAGATCGACCTGATCAAGGGCTGGACCATCCGCACGCCGCGGCTGGAGACCAAGGACTTCATCATGTCCATCGGCTCCACCCGGCCGATGGAGGACGCCGCCCGCATGGCCTATCGCGACCTCATCCGCTGGATGGCGGCCGATTACGGCTTCGACGAGATCGAGGCCTACATGCTGCTGACCCAGTGCGGCCGCGTGCGCCTCGGCAACATGGTGGACCCCAAATACACGATGGGCGCCTCCATCCTGAAGTCGTACCTCACGCCCTGA
- a CDS encoding ABC transporter ATP-binding protein: MRKEIMLSTLGLRAGYGGKPVLQGLDLEVREGEIVAVIGRNGVGKSTLMKSLIGLVPTMEGSIVYRDKPVEQLTAFRRARLGIGYVPQGRDVFPRLSVGENIAVGGMRKGGVSDADRERVLSYFPILKERWGQRAGTMSGGQQQQLAIGRVLVANPSLVLLDEPSEGIQPNIVQDIARIMVQLNRDTGVTVVLVEQNIDMIRAMAQRCYVMDKGRIVAELEREALADGEAMRRHLAV; encoded by the coding sequence ATGCGTAAGGAAATCATGCTCTCCACCCTTGGCCTGCGGGCCGGCTATGGCGGCAAGCCGGTGCTGCAGGGGCTCGACCTCGAAGTGCGCGAGGGCGAGATCGTCGCCGTGATCGGGCGCAACGGCGTCGGCAAGTCGACGCTGATGAAAAGCCTGATCGGCCTCGTGCCGACGATGGAGGGTTCCATCGTCTACCGCGACAAGCCGGTCGAGCAGCTCACCGCCTTCCGCCGCGCCCGGCTCGGCATCGGCTACGTGCCGCAGGGCCGCGACGTGTTCCCGCGCCTTTCCGTCGGCGAAAACATCGCCGTCGGCGGCATGCGCAAGGGCGGCGTCAGCGACGCCGACCGCGAGCGCGTGCTGAGCTATTTCCCGATCCTCAAGGAGCGCTGGGGCCAGCGCGCCGGCACCATGTCGGGCGGCCAGCAGCAGCAGCTCGCCATCGGCCGGGTGCTGGTCGCCAACCCCTCGCTGGTGCTGCTCGACGAACCGTCCGAGGGCATCCAGCCCAACATCGTGCAGGACATCGCCCGCATCATGGTGCAGCTCAACAGGGATACCGGCGTCACCGTCGTCCTCGTTGAGCAGAACATCGACATGATCCGGGCGATGGCCCAGCGCTGCTACGTCATGGACAAGGGCCGCATCGTCGCCGAACTCGAGCGCGAGGCGCTCGCCGATGGCGAGGCCATGCGTCGCCATCTCGCCGTCTGA
- a CDS encoding ABC transporter ATP-binding protein translates to MPLIETRALNKRFGGLHVTNNVDLALEAGEVHCLIGPNGAGKSTLFRLILGEHSPSSGAILFAGEDITALKPFQRIRRGMSVKFQVPGIFKALSVRQNLEIAMQHHYPPASLGEEIDKLLAFLNLSADATRLAGNLSHGQKQWLEIGMAISLKPRLLLLDEPTAGMSPEETHATGEMVKRLNAEGMTVLAVEHDMAFVRQVADKVTVLHLGRVFAQGSIDEIVANEDVAAIYLGQTTAHETAHEAPGGLHA, encoded by the coding sequence ATGCCCCTCATCGAAACCCGCGCCCTCAACAAGCGTTTCGGCGGCCTGCACGTCACCAACAATGTCGACCTCGCGCTCGAGGCCGGCGAGGTGCACTGCCTGATCGGGCCAAACGGCGCCGGCAAGTCGACGCTGTTCCGCCTCATCCTCGGCGAGCATTCCCCCTCCAGCGGGGCGATCCTGTTCGCCGGCGAGGACATCACCGCCCTCAAGCCGTTCCAGCGCATCCGCCGCGGCATGAGCGTGAAATTTCAGGTGCCCGGCATCTTCAAGGCGCTGAGCGTGCGCCAGAACCTTGAGATCGCGATGCAGCACCACTACCCGCCGGCCTCGCTGGGCGAGGAGATCGACAAGCTGCTCGCCTTCCTCAACCTGTCCGCCGACGCGACGCGCCTCGCCGGCAACCTGTCGCACGGCCAGAAGCAGTGGCTGGAGATCGGCATGGCGATCAGCCTCAAGCCGCGCCTCCTGCTGCTCGACGAGCCGACCGCTGGCATGTCGCCGGAGGAGACCCACGCCACCGGCGAGATGGTCAAGCGCCTCAACGCCGAGGGCATGACCGTGCTCGCCGTCGAGCACGACATGGCCTTCGTGCGGCAGGTCGCCGACAAGGTGACGGTGCTGCATCTGGGCCGGGTGTTCGCGCAGGGCTCGATCGACGAGATCGTCGCCAATGAGGACGTCGCCGCCATCTATCTCGGCCAGACCACCGCGCACGAGACCGCTCACGAGGCGCCGGGAGGGCTCCATGCGTAA
- a CDS encoding branched-chain amino acid ABC transporter permease, producing the protein MNALSRFFRRLEGPQTLGRGPAFWVGFVLVLAAACAYPQFSDGYTVGNTVYFFTWIFMALGLCLIWGYGGSLSFGQTAFFGIAGYSYGILTINFGAAYGFTLVALLLAVAVGALFAALLGYFLFFGRISGVFLGIVTLSVTLVLERFMAQTAGPEWKIGAARLNGFNGMSNMPPITLPWPGGDLVLFPDVELYYFVLGLLVVVYLGLRILVNSPFGNILVAIRENPERAEMLGYDIRKYQLGAFVIGAALAGLSGVLYTSWGQYITPSSMGMTAAALPIVWVAVGGRSDLTTTLVGTVTVLAVFQALTIHGSQYALVAMGVMLVLTVLLAPSGLIFALARLIARPFSKRQSGDA; encoded by the coding sequence ATGAACGCGCTCTCCCGTTTCTTCCGCCGCCTCGAAGGCCCGCAGACGCTGGGCCGCGGCCCGGCCTTCTGGGTCGGCTTCGTCCTCGTGCTGGCCGCCGCCTGCGCCTATCCGCAGTTCTCGGACGGCTACACGGTCGGCAACACGGTGTACTTCTTCACCTGGATCTTCATGGCGCTCGGCCTGTGCCTGATCTGGGGCTATGGCGGCTCGCTCAGCTTCGGCCAGACCGCCTTCTTCGGCATTGCCGGCTACAGCTACGGCATCCTCACCATCAATTTCGGCGCCGCCTACGGCTTCACCCTGGTGGCGCTGCTGCTGGCGGTGGCGGTCGGCGCGCTGTTCGCGGCACTGCTCGGCTACTTCCTGTTCTTCGGCCGCATCTCCGGCGTGTTCCTCGGCATCGTCACCCTGTCGGTGACGCTAGTGCTGGAGCGCTTCATGGCGCAGACCGCCGGTCCCGAATGGAAGATCGGCGCGGCGCGGCTGAACGGCTTCAACGGCATGAGCAACATGCCTCCGATCACCCTGCCCTGGCCCGGCGGCGACCTCGTGCTGTTCCCCGATGTCGAGCTTTATTATTTCGTGCTCGGCCTGCTGGTCGTCGTCTATCTCGGCCTGCGCATTCTGGTGAACTCGCCCTTCGGCAACATCCTCGTCGCCATCCGCGAGAACCCCGAGCGCGCCGAGATGCTCGGCTACGACATCCGCAAATACCAGCTCGGCGCCTTCGTCATCGGCGCGGCGCTGGCCGGCCTGTCGGGCGTGCTCTACACGAGCTGGGGCCAGTACATCACGCCCTCCTCCATGGGCATGACCGCCGCGGCGCTGCCCATCGTCTGGGTGGCGGTCGGCGGACGCTCCGACCTCACCACCACGCTGGTCGGCACCGTCACCGTGCTCGCCGTGTTCCAGGCGCTCACCATCCATGGCAGCCAGTACGCGCTGGTGGCGATGGGCGTGATGCTGGTGCTCACCGTGCTGCTGGCGCCCTCGGGCCTCATCTTCGCGCTCGCCCGGCTGATCGCCCGGCCCTTCTCCAAGCGTCAGTCGGGAGACGCCTGA
- a CDS encoding branched-chain amino acid ABC transporter permease, whose product MDVGTFLFSALYQFGDAFAFLVLSACGLAVIFGMMGVINLAHGEFIMCGAYVTVSAAHAGVPLPFAIAIGALVSGLVGAVVEVLVIRHLYERPLDTIVATWGLSLIGTQGTLILLGSTMAGVGTPFGSFTVGDYSYSIYRLVLFTMAVAVLAALYALFNWTRFGVMARATIQVPHMAAALGVDTRLVYSLTFALGAGLAGLAGGLYAPTMTLVPTMGTTFIMEAFVTVVVGGADVFLGTAPAAAVLAVVKATMTSWYGQLFGQIGLLLAVIVVIRVLPRGISGFLLRERA is encoded by the coding sequence ATGGATGTCGGAACCTTCCTCTTCTCCGCGCTCTACCAGTTCGGCGACGCCTTCGCCTTCCTGGTCCTGTCCGCCTGCGGCCTCGCCGTCATCTTCGGCATGATGGGGGTGATCAACCTCGCCCATGGCGAGTTCATCATGTGCGGCGCCTATGTCACCGTCTCGGCCGCCCATGCCGGGGTGCCGCTGCCCTTCGCCATCGCCATCGGCGCGCTGGTCTCCGGGCTTGTCGGCGCGGTGGTGGAGGTGCTGGTGATCCGCCATCTCTACGAGAGACCGCTCGACACCATCGTCGCCACATGGGGCCTCAGCCTGATCGGCACACAGGGCACGCTGATCCTGCTCGGCTCCACCATGGCGGGCGTGGGCACGCCCTTCGGCAGCTTCACGGTCGGCGACTATTCCTATTCGATCTACCGCCTCGTGCTGTTCACCATGGCAGTGGCGGTGCTGGCCGCGCTCTACGCGCTGTTCAACTGGACCCGCTTCGGCGTCATGGCCCGCGCCACCATCCAGGTGCCGCACATGGCCGCCGCGCTCGGCGTCGACACCCGCCTCGTCTACAGCCTGACCTTCGCCCTCGGCGCGGGGCTGGCCGGCCTCGCCGGCGGGCTCTACGCCCCCACCATGACGCTGGTGCCGACCATGGGTACCACCTTCATCATGGAAGCCTTCGTGACCGTGGTGGTCGGCGGCGCCGACGTCTTCCTCGGCACGGCGCCGGCGGCGGCGGTGCTCGCCGTGGTCAAGGCGACCATGACCTCCTGGTACGGCCAGCTCTTCGGCCAGATCGGCCTGCTGCTCGCCGTCATCGTCGTCATCCGGGTGCTGCCGCGCGGCATCTCCGGCTTCCTTCTGCGCGAGCGCGCCTGA